The Benincasa hispida cultivar B227 chromosome 11, ASM972705v1, whole genome shotgun sequence genome has a segment encoding these proteins:
- the LOC120090505 gene encoding type I inositol polyphosphate 5-phosphatase 2 isoform X1 encodes MRTRRGKRSEAFWPSIVMKKWLNIKPKVYDFSEDEVDTETESEDDGVCHRIIALGAKPTVAFCSLKNERTHNQEDRTCRTQRNLSTCSSRISDVPSGYQSRHRRGKSETLRVQYINTKDLRVTIATWNVAGRIPNEDLEISEWLCTEEPGDIYIIGFQEVVPLNAGNVLGAEDNKPIPKWEAIIRRTLNKSSKPENKQKSYSAPPSPVLRTSSVADILADEVNDEQLILIDDEFSGNGCFELDQHPLNKLNLVNSNLRLSRIYGIDCDQRLDWPEHSLDATPQVVSSNSKLRRVVSSSARIGFQCLENPLIFPPQSFSINGNGLKRTFCSSGNLISAWKAPQDTSEILDSLSDVSDISVEEEDIFPEELIEQEVNEDPTESTKAYPKYVRIVSKQMVGIYVSVWVRKRLRRHVNNLKVSPVGVGLMGYMGNKGSVSVSMSLYQSRLCFVCSHLTSGQKDGAEHKRNADVNEIIRRTCFSSVFDSGQPQTIPSHDQIFWFGDLNYRMNASDSDVRKLVAQKKWEELSNYDQLIRELRTGHVFDGWKEGILDFPPTYKYEFNSDRYVGEIPKEGEKRRSPAWCDRILWLGKGIKQMCYKNADIRLSDHRPVSSIFQVEVEVLDHRKLQRALNYTNTAAIHPEIFADENGEYDLDF; translated from the exons ATGCGAACGAGGAGAGGAAAACGCTCCGAG GCTTTTTGGCCTTCCATCGTGATGAAGAAATGGTTGAATATCAAGCCCAAGGTGTATGATTTTAGCGAGGATGAAGTTGATACTGAAACTGAGAGCGAAGATGATGGTGTGTGTCACAGGATCATTGCTCTAGGGGCCAAGCCAACAGTAGCAT TTTGCTCTCTCAAGAATGaaagaacgcataatcaagaggaTCGTACTTGTAGGACACAAAGGAACTTGTCTACATGTTCAAGTCGAATTTCTG ACGTTCCTAGTGGTTACCAGTCAAGACACAGGCGAGGGAAATCTGAAACTCTTCGAGTTCAGTACATAAACACAAAAGATCTAAG GGTAACAATAGCTACATGGAATGTTGCAGGAAGAATTCCAAATGAAGACCTTGAGATAAGTGAGTGGCTATGTACAGAAGAACCAGGAGATATTTATATTATAGG TTTCCAAGAAGTTGTCCCTTTAAATGCGGGGAATGTGCTAGGAGCAGAGGATAACAAACCAATTCCTAAATGGGAGGCAATCATTCGAAGAACTCTGAACAAGTCTTCTAAACCTGAGAACAAACAGAAGAGCTATAGCGCCCCACCCTCTCCTGTATTGAGGACTTCATCTGTAGCTGATATACTTGCAGATGAGGTTAATGATGAACAGTTAATACTAATAGACGATGAATTTTCTGGGAATGGTTGTTTTGAATTGGATCAGCATCCCCTTAACAAATTAAACCTCGTGAACTCAAATTTGCGGTTAAGTAGAATCTATGGCATTGACTGTGACCAAAGATTAGACTGGCCTGAACATTCATTAGATGCAACCCCTCAAGTTGTCTCTTCTAATTCAAAATTGCGGAGAGTAGTTAGCAGTTCTGCTAGAATTGGCTTCCAGTGCTTGGAGAATCCTCTAATATTCCCTCCGCAGAGTTTTTCTATAAACGGAAATGGGTTGAAAAGGACATTCTGTAGTTCTGGAAATTTGATATCAGCCTGGAAGGCGCCACAAGACACTTCAGAAATCCTGGACTCCCTTTCTGATGTATCTGACATTtctgttgaagaagaagatatttTCCCAGAAGAACTTATAGAACAAGAAGTTAATGAGGATCCAACAGAGAGCACTAAAGCTTATCCGAAATATGTGAGAATTGTCAGCAAGCAGATGGTAGGAATATATGTGTCGGTTTGGGTGCGTAAGAGATTAAGGAGACATGTTAACAATTTGAAAGTTTCTCCAGTTGGAGTTGGTCTTATGGGCTACATGGGAAACAAG GGGTCTGTTTCTGTCAGCATGTCTCTTTATCAGTCGCGGTTATGCTTTGTTTGTTCTCATTTGACCTCTGGTCAGAAGGATGGAGCAGAACACAAGCGTAATGCAGATGTGAACGAAATCATAAGACGAACATGTTTTTCATCCGTGTTTGATTCAGGACAGCCACAGACAATACCATCACATGA TCAAATATTCTGGTTTGGTGATTTGAATTATCGCATGAATGCATCGGACTCGGATGTAAGGAAGCTTGTTGCTCAAAAAAAGTGGGAGGAACTCAGCAACTATGATCAG CTTATCAGAGAATTGCGCACGGGGCATGTCTTCGATGGATGGAAAGAAGGGATATTAGATTTCCCACCAACTTATAAATATGAATTCAACTCGGATAGATACGTCGGCGAAATTCCAAAAGAAGGAGAGAAGAGAAGGTCTCCAGCGTG GTGTGATCGGATATTATGGCTGGGAAAAGGCATTAAACAAATGTGTTATAAGAATGCAGATATAAGGCTTTCAGATCATAGGCCAGTGAGTTCAattttccaagttgaagttgaAGTGTTGGATCATAGGAAATTGCAAAGAGCTCTGAACTACACAAATACAGCTGCTATTCATCCTGAGATTTTTGCTGATGAAAATGGGGAGTATGATTTAGACTTCTAG
- the LOC120090505 gene encoding type I inositol polyphosphate 5-phosphatase 2 isoform X2 yields the protein MRTRRGKRSEAFWPSIVMKKWLNIKPKVYDFSEDEVDTETESEDDVCSLKNERTHNQEDRTCRTQRNLSTCSSRISDVPSGYQSRHRRGKSETLRVQYINTKDLRVTIATWNVAGRIPNEDLEISEWLCTEEPGDIYIIGFQEVVPLNAGNVLGAEDNKPIPKWEAIIRRTLNKSSKPENKQKSYSAPPSPVLRTSSVADILADEVNDEQLILIDDEFSGNGCFELDQHPLNKLNLVNSNLRLSRIYGIDCDQRLDWPEHSLDATPQVVSSNSKLRRVVSSSARIGFQCLENPLIFPPQSFSINGNGLKRTFCSSGNLISAWKAPQDTSEILDSLSDVSDISVEEEDIFPEELIEQEVNEDPTESTKAYPKYVRIVSKQMVGIYVSVWVRKRLRRHVNNLKVSPVGVGLMGYMGNKGSVSVSMSLYQSRLCFVCSHLTSGQKDGAEHKRNADVNEIIRRTCFSSVFDSGQPQTIPSHDQIFWFGDLNYRMNASDSDVRKLVAQKKWEELSNYDQLIRELRTGHVFDGWKEGILDFPPTYKYEFNSDRYVGEIPKEGEKRRSPAWCDRILWLGKGIKQMCYKNADIRLSDHRPVSSIFQVEVEVLDHRKLQRALNYTNTAAIHPEIFADENGEYDLDF from the exons ATGCGAACGAGGAGAGGAAAACGCTCCGAG GCTTTTTGGCCTTCCATCGTGATGAAGAAATGGTTGAATATCAAGCCCAAGGTGTATGATTTTAGCGAGGATGAAGTTGATACTGAAACTGAGAGCGAAGATGATG TTTGCTCTCTCAAGAATGaaagaacgcataatcaagaggaTCGTACTTGTAGGACACAAAGGAACTTGTCTACATGTTCAAGTCGAATTTCTG ACGTTCCTAGTGGTTACCAGTCAAGACACAGGCGAGGGAAATCTGAAACTCTTCGAGTTCAGTACATAAACACAAAAGATCTAAG GGTAACAATAGCTACATGGAATGTTGCAGGAAGAATTCCAAATGAAGACCTTGAGATAAGTGAGTGGCTATGTACAGAAGAACCAGGAGATATTTATATTATAGG TTTCCAAGAAGTTGTCCCTTTAAATGCGGGGAATGTGCTAGGAGCAGAGGATAACAAACCAATTCCTAAATGGGAGGCAATCATTCGAAGAACTCTGAACAAGTCTTCTAAACCTGAGAACAAACAGAAGAGCTATAGCGCCCCACCCTCTCCTGTATTGAGGACTTCATCTGTAGCTGATATACTTGCAGATGAGGTTAATGATGAACAGTTAATACTAATAGACGATGAATTTTCTGGGAATGGTTGTTTTGAATTGGATCAGCATCCCCTTAACAAATTAAACCTCGTGAACTCAAATTTGCGGTTAAGTAGAATCTATGGCATTGACTGTGACCAAAGATTAGACTGGCCTGAACATTCATTAGATGCAACCCCTCAAGTTGTCTCTTCTAATTCAAAATTGCGGAGAGTAGTTAGCAGTTCTGCTAGAATTGGCTTCCAGTGCTTGGAGAATCCTCTAATATTCCCTCCGCAGAGTTTTTCTATAAACGGAAATGGGTTGAAAAGGACATTCTGTAGTTCTGGAAATTTGATATCAGCCTGGAAGGCGCCACAAGACACTTCAGAAATCCTGGACTCCCTTTCTGATGTATCTGACATTtctgttgaagaagaagatatttTCCCAGAAGAACTTATAGAACAAGAAGTTAATGAGGATCCAACAGAGAGCACTAAAGCTTATCCGAAATATGTGAGAATTGTCAGCAAGCAGATGGTAGGAATATATGTGTCGGTTTGGGTGCGTAAGAGATTAAGGAGACATGTTAACAATTTGAAAGTTTCTCCAGTTGGAGTTGGTCTTATGGGCTACATGGGAAACAAG GGGTCTGTTTCTGTCAGCATGTCTCTTTATCAGTCGCGGTTATGCTTTGTTTGTTCTCATTTGACCTCTGGTCAGAAGGATGGAGCAGAACACAAGCGTAATGCAGATGTGAACGAAATCATAAGACGAACATGTTTTTCATCCGTGTTTGATTCAGGACAGCCACAGACAATACCATCACATGA TCAAATATTCTGGTTTGGTGATTTGAATTATCGCATGAATGCATCGGACTCGGATGTAAGGAAGCTTGTTGCTCAAAAAAAGTGGGAGGAACTCAGCAACTATGATCAG CTTATCAGAGAATTGCGCACGGGGCATGTCTTCGATGGATGGAAAGAAGGGATATTAGATTTCCCACCAACTTATAAATATGAATTCAACTCGGATAGATACGTCGGCGAAATTCCAAAAGAAGGAGAGAAGAGAAGGTCTCCAGCGTG GTGTGATCGGATATTATGGCTGGGAAAAGGCATTAAACAAATGTGTTATAAGAATGCAGATATAAGGCTTTCAGATCATAGGCCAGTGAGTTCAattttccaagttgaagttgaAGTGTTGGATCATAGGAAATTGCAAAGAGCTCTGAACTACACAAATACAGCTGCTATTCATCCTGAGATTTTTGCTGATGAAAATGGGGAGTATGATTTAGACTTCTAG
- the LOC120092166 gene encoding ribose-phosphate pyrophosphokinase 1-like isoform X2, which yields MAASLVLPSSPSSSYSSFLGRRDFFSHHSRSRTCIRYTFCSLPESSRYGNGKPIVPILNERSLPEFLESARMGRPVDRSSNRLKLFSGTANLALSQEVSRYMGLELSKVNIKRFADGEIYVQLKESVRGCDVYIIQPTCPPANENLMELFVMIDACRRASAKNITAVIPYFGYARADRKTQGRESIAAKLVANLITEAGANRVLACDLHSGQSMGYFDIPVDHVYCEPVILDYLASKTICYNDLVVVSPDVGGVARARAFAKKLSDAPLAIVDKRRQAHNVAEVMNLIGDVKGKVAVMVDDMIDTAGTISKGAALLHQEGAREVYACCTHAVFSPPAIERLSSGLFQEVIVTNTIPAITENYFPQLTVLSVANLLGETIWRVHDDCSVSSIFK from the exons ATGGCTGCTTCCCTCGTTCTTCCCTCCTCTCCATCTTCCTCTTACTCCTCCTTCCTCGGCCGCAGAGATTTCTTCTCCCACCACTCTCGCTCCAGAACTTGCATTCGTTATACCTTC TGTAGTTTGCCTGAATCGAGTAGATATGGTAATGGGAAACCAATTGTTCCGATTCTTAATGAGCGTAGTTTGCCGGAGTTCTTGGAATCGGCTAGAATGGGGAGACCGGTTGACAGAAGCAGTAATCGTTTGAAATTGTTTTCTGGTACTGCGAATCTTGCACTATCTCAG gaaGTGTCTAGGTATATGGGCTTGGAACTTTCAAAGGTTAACATTAAGCGATTTGCTGATGGAGAAATTTATGTCCAGTTGAAAGAGAGTGTGAGAGGATGTGATGTTTACATAATACAGCCCACTTGCCCTCCTGCAAATGAGAATCTCATGGAGCTTTTTGTTATGATAGATGCATGTCGGAGAGCGTCAGCCAAAAACATCACTGCAGTTATCCCATACTTTGGATATGCCAGAGCTGATAGGAAG ACTCAAGGTCGTGAATCCATTGCAGCCAAACTTGTTGCTAATCTTATAACAGAAGCAGGTGCCAATCGTGTTCTTGCTTGTGACCTCCATTCTGGACAGTCAATGGGCTACTTTGATATACCAGTTGATCACGTATACTGTGAG CCTGTGATTCTAGATTATCTTGCCAGCAAGACAATTTGTTACAATGATCTGGTTGTAGTCTCTCCTGATGTTGGTGGCGTTGCAAGAGCCCGTGCTTTTGCCAAAAAGCTATCTGATGCTCCTTTAGCAATTGTGGACAAAAGACGCCAAGCACACAATGTTGCTGAG GTGATGAACCTTATTGGTGACGTTAAAGGAAAAGTTGCCGTCATGGTGGATGACATGATTGACACTGCTG GGACTATTTCAAAAGGTGCGGCTCTTTTGCATCAAGAGGGCGCTAGGGAAGTTTATGCTTGCTGCACCCATGCTGTATTTAG CCCCCCAGCGATCGAGAGGTTATCGAGCGGCTTGTTTCAAGAAGTGATAGTTACGAACACGATTCCAGCAATCACAGAGAACTACTTCCCTCAATTGACCGTTCTTTCAGTAGCGAATCTATTGGGTGAAACCATTTGGCGAGTTCATGACGATTGCTCTGTGAGTAGCATTTTTAAATAA
- the LOC120092166 gene encoding ribose-phosphate pyrophosphokinase 1-like isoform X1 has translation MAASLVLPSSPSSSYSSFLGRRDFFSHHSRSRTCIRYTFKCSLPESSRYGNGKPIVPILNERSLPEFLESARMGRPVDRSSNRLKLFSGTANLALSQEVSRYMGLELSKVNIKRFADGEIYVQLKESVRGCDVYIIQPTCPPANENLMELFVMIDACRRASAKNITAVIPYFGYARADRKTQGRESIAAKLVANLITEAGANRVLACDLHSGQSMGYFDIPVDHVYCEPVILDYLASKTICYNDLVVVSPDVGGVARARAFAKKLSDAPLAIVDKRRQAHNVAEVMNLIGDVKGKVAVMVDDMIDTAGTISKGAALLHQEGAREVYACCTHAVFSPPAIERLSSGLFQEVIVTNTIPAITENYFPQLTVLSVANLLGETIWRVHDDCSVSSIFK, from the exons ATGGCTGCTTCCCTCGTTCTTCCCTCCTCTCCATCTTCCTCTTACTCCTCCTTCCTCGGCCGCAGAGATTTCTTCTCCCACCACTCTCGCTCCAGAACTTGCATTCGTTATACCTTC AAGTGTAGTTTGCCTGAATCGAGTAGATATGGTAATGGGAAACCAATTGTTCCGATTCTTAATGAGCGTAGTTTGCCGGAGTTCTTGGAATCGGCTAGAATGGGGAGACCGGTTGACAGAAGCAGTAATCGTTTGAAATTGTTTTCTGGTACTGCGAATCTTGCACTATCTCAG gaaGTGTCTAGGTATATGGGCTTGGAACTTTCAAAGGTTAACATTAAGCGATTTGCTGATGGAGAAATTTATGTCCAGTTGAAAGAGAGTGTGAGAGGATGTGATGTTTACATAATACAGCCCACTTGCCCTCCTGCAAATGAGAATCTCATGGAGCTTTTTGTTATGATAGATGCATGTCGGAGAGCGTCAGCCAAAAACATCACTGCAGTTATCCCATACTTTGGATATGCCAGAGCTGATAGGAAG ACTCAAGGTCGTGAATCCATTGCAGCCAAACTTGTTGCTAATCTTATAACAGAAGCAGGTGCCAATCGTGTTCTTGCTTGTGACCTCCATTCTGGACAGTCAATGGGCTACTTTGATATACCAGTTGATCACGTATACTGTGAG CCTGTGATTCTAGATTATCTTGCCAGCAAGACAATTTGTTACAATGATCTGGTTGTAGTCTCTCCTGATGTTGGTGGCGTTGCAAGAGCCCGTGCTTTTGCCAAAAAGCTATCTGATGCTCCTTTAGCAATTGTGGACAAAAGACGCCAAGCACACAATGTTGCTGAG GTGATGAACCTTATTGGTGACGTTAAAGGAAAAGTTGCCGTCATGGTGGATGACATGATTGACACTGCTG GGACTATTTCAAAAGGTGCGGCTCTTTTGCATCAAGAGGGCGCTAGGGAAGTTTATGCTTGCTGCACCCATGCTGTATTTAG CCCCCCAGCGATCGAGAGGTTATCGAGCGGCTTGTTTCAAGAAGTGATAGTTACGAACACGATTCCAGCAATCACAGAGAACTACTTCCCTCAATTGACCGTTCTTTCAGTAGCGAATCTATTGGGTGAAACCATTTGGCGAGTTCATGACGATTGCTCTGTGAGTAGCATTTTTAAATAA
- the LOC120090129 gene encoding uncharacterized protein LOC120090129 gives MKFSLKLPDNQDHQTPVVKGKLPITMFNQPFTSSFTSAVNSSSDLSFSLSTNFPSGPCLKLTYSPMAASPSAVSTTSPFTLSLKSGLGLFGSPEDSPLVFSSQFSLSLSKPFVPTFSLLFKPQFGHFCLKKSTVSGVHDQFSVIQPNDGVRLDSGSGLNSKFGSGFAVDESMGWQELKLESSGGGHGSQEEFGVHSDGGIRRHLAETKSIRDSVFSGVAVMARTAIPVTKRVAVNFRWGMNFPTNPVTKMPFLTVNKISVERVEEEKEEKKKTGENQGGDVELLKGMLFWMKKDVESLEKENREMKQLLEEMKLGNVTNRAAPSSSLSYGEMEPWRNNRSGWEESKSKNSRNGGQENDWRKKKSSEEENDGKNRRRGGEKNGGKGLSSTNRANEVESELERAIKAASQVKA, from the coding sequence CTCCCTGATAATCAAGACCACCAAACCCCAGTTGTAAAGGGGAAACTCCCAATCACCATGTTCAATCAACCCTTTACTTCCTCATTCACCTCCGCCGTTAATTCCTCTTCCGACCTCTCCTTTTCCCTTTCCACTAATTTCCCATCTGGCCCTTGTTTGAAGCTCACTTATTCTCCCATGGCGGCTTCTCCTTCCGCCGTCTCCACTACTTCTCCTTTTACTCTTTCTCTCAAATCTGGGTTAGGGCTTTTTGGCTCTCCGGAGGACTCTCCTCTTGTGTTTTCCTCTCAattttctctttccctttccAAACCCTTTGTTCCCACTTTCTCTCTTCTCTTCAAACCCCAATTTGGCCATTTCTGTTTAAAGAAGAGTACTGTTTCCGGTGTTCACGATCAGTTTTCTGTGATTCAACCTAACGATGGGGTTCGATTGGATTCTGGATCTGGTTTGAATTCGAAATTTGGAAGTGGGTTTGCTGTAGATGAGTCGATGGGATGGCAGGAACTGAAGCTGGAGAGTAGTGGTGGTGGACATGGTTCTCAAGAAGAGTTTGGAGTTCATTCTGATGGAGGAATTCGGAGGCATTTGGCTGAGACGAAAAGCATTAGAGATAGTGTTTTCTCAGGTGTTGCTGTAATGGCAAGGACAGCCATTCCTGTGACTAAACGAGTGGCCGTGAATTTCCGGTGGGGGATGAACTTTCCAACGAATCCGGTAACAAAAATGCCATTTCTGACTGTGAATAAGATTTCAGTGGAGAGAGTGGAGGAGgaaaaggaagagaagaagaaaacaggAGAGAACCAGGGGGGAGATGTGGAATTGTTGAAGGGTATGTTGTTTTGGATGAAAAAGGATGTGGAAAGTTTGGAGAAAGAGAACAGAGAGATGAAGCAACTTTTAGAGGAGATGAAGCTGGGAAATGTTACAAATAGAGCTGCACCATCTTCTAGTTTGAGTTATGGTGAGATGGAGCCATGGAGGAACAACAGGAGTGGCTGGGAAGAAAGCAAGTCCAAGAACAGTAGGAATGGTGGACAAGAAAATGATTGGAGGAAAAAGAAGAGCTCTGAAGAAGAGAATGATGGTAAGAACAGAAGGAGAGGTGGAGAAAAGAATGGAGGGAAGGGGCTTAGTTCCACGAATCGAGCGAATGAAGTTGAATCAGAATTGGAGAGAGCTATCAAGGCTGCTTCCCAAGTCAAAGCATGA